The following proteins are co-located in the Xiphophorus maculatus strain JP 163 A chromosome 8, X_maculatus-5.0-male, whole genome shotgun sequence genome:
- the ankra2 gene encoding ankyrin repeat family A protein 2, which yields MDNVTVAAVEGTAVCPLVAEDMEGICVMPDLSSIKTEQSVGPTPDEPSPQNVAMGIKFILPNRFDMNVCSRFVKSLNEEDSKNIQDQVNSDLEVASVLFKAECNIQTSPSPGIQVRHVYTPSTTKHFSPIKQSTTLTNKHRGNEVSSTPLLVHSLSIHQLAAQGEMVFLASRIEQETVINLQDDEGFTPLMWAAAHGQIAVVEFLLQNGADPNLLAKGRESALSLACSKGYTDIVKMLIDCGVDVNEYDWNGGAPLLYAVHGNHVRCVEILLDSGADPTVESDSGFNAMDMAVAMGHRNVQQVMEAHLLKLLMGIRE from the exons ATGGATAACGTCACCGTGGCAGCTGTCGAGGGGACCGCTGTCTGCCCCCTGGTCGCTGAGGACATGGAGGGGATCTGCGTGATGCCTGACCTGAGCTCCATAAAGACCGAGCAGTCTGTGGGTCCGACCCCCGACGAGCCAAGCCCTCAAAATGTGGCCATGGGCATCAAGTTCATCCTCCCCAATCGCTTTGACATGAAtgtttgctccagatttgtgaAGTCCCTCAACGAGGAGGACAGTAAGAACATTCAGGACCAGGTGAACTCTGACCTGGAGGTTGCTTCCGTTCTGTTTAAAG CTGAGTGCAACATCCAAACCTCACCGTCACCAGGTATACAAGTACGTCACGTTTACACGCCGTCCACCACCAAACATTTCTCCCCGATCAAACAGTCTACCACGCTGACCAACAAACACCGTGGCAACGAGGTTTCCTCCACGCCTCTTTTGGTCCACT CTTTATCCATTCATCAGCTGGCAGCCCAGGGAGAAATGGTGTTTTTGGCCAGTAGAATTGAACAAG AGACCGTAATCAATCTCCAAGACGACGAAGGTTTCACCCCTCTGATGTGGGCTGCGGCGCACGGACAAATCGCCGTCGTCgagtttctgctgcagaac GGGGCCGACCCAAACCTGCTGGCCAAAGGAAGGGAAAGTGCGCTGTCTCTGGCCTGCAGTAAGGGATACACAGACATAGTGAAGATGCTCATCGACTGTGGAGTGGACGTCAATGAGTACGACTGG AATGGAGGAGCCCCTCTGCTGTATGCTGTCCATGGCAACCATGTGCGGTGTGTTGAGATTCTGTTAG ATAGCGGCGCTGATCCTACTGTAGAGTCGGATTCGGGATTCAACGCCATGGATATGGCCGTGGCTATGGGTCATCGAAACG ttCAACAGGTGATGGAGGCCCACCTATTGAAGCTACTGATGGGAATCAGAGAGTGA